Part of the Prevotella communis genome is shown below.
CATCGCCTTTCACCATTCCCAGCGTCTTATTCAGAGCATCGGTATTGGCAACGGTATTACCAACCCAAGTGATATTACGCAGATAGTATTTCTCACCCTCCTCTATCTTGACATACACGTTGACGTGCTTGTCGTCAACCGTCCACACAGAGTCCTCAACGATTGTTGCATCACGGAAACCCATCTCGTTATACTTGTCGATAAGGGCTTGCTTAGCCTCACCATAGCGCTCTGGAGTAAATTTCTTGGCCTTGAAGAAATTGCCCAGTTTGCCTGCCTCATGAATCTTACCAAAGGCACCCTTAGAGAAGAAACCACCCTTGATTTTCTTGTCAGCCACCTTTTCATTACCATCAAAGATAATGCGGCGAACCTTCATCTTGGCTTTCTTATCGATATAGACATCGAGCACCACCTGATTCTTACCCGTTACATCATCGCTCTGACGGATATCAATCTCAGCATTCTTATAGCCTTTATCATCAAAATACTTTGTGGCCAGGATCTTAGCACGGTCAATGAGGTTCTTCGTCAGACTCATGCCCTTGGCCATACCCAGTTTGTTCTCCAAATCCTCGCGCTCGCTCTTCTTCACACCATGATATTCAATATTGGTGATACGAGGACGCAGGGACAGATGGATACAAAGATAGACCTTAGAATCCACGATAGAGTCGGCGGTGATTGAGACATCTGAGAACAAGCCATGTTTCCAGTAACGCTTCACAGCCTCCGTAATCTCACTGCCAGGAACCTCGATACTCTGCCCTACACGAAGTTGCGACAGGTTAATCAATACGAAATCCTCATAGCCCTCTACACCTTCTACGGTGATACCACCAATCTCACACTGACGGGGAGTACCAGCATAGGAGATATCGGGGTTTACTATCTTATTCTGTGCTGAAGCATACAAAGGCAAGAAGGTAAGAAGGCAAAGAGGCAAGATACCTTTCACCAATCCTTTCACCTTATTTATAATATAATAATGGGTCACTTTAATTTGACTTTAACATTTTTACCTTATTACTTTTCCTCCTCTTCCACCTGCGCCTCGGTCTTACCAAAACGACGCTGACGGCTCTGGAAACTCTGAATAGCCTTACGCAGCTCCTGCTCACCGAAGTCGGGCCAGTAGGTGTCGCAGAAATAGAGCTCTGAGTAAGCTATCTGCCATAGCAGGTAGTTGGAGATACGTACCTCGCCACCCGTACGGATCAGCAGGTCGGGATCGGGCATAAAACTTGTCCACAGGTGCTCATCGACGGTTTTCTCATCGATAGACTCTGGAGTGAGGGTCCCATCCTTCACCTCCTGTGCCATCTTCTGCATAGCACGTACAATCTCAAGCTTCGATGAATAGCTCAATGCCACAACCATTGTCATCGCATCATTCTTTGCCGTATGCTCTTCCGTCTCACGCAGTTTCTGCTGTACAGCCTCAGGCAGTCGACCTAAGTCGCCTATCACACGGAAACGCACATTATTCTTCATGAAGATCTCATCCTCGAGTGAAGAGAGAACCAATCCCATAAGTGCAGCCACCTCATCATCGGGGCGGTTCCAGTTTTCAGTAGAGAAGGTATAGAGCGTGAGGTACTTCACACCCAGTCGTGTACATTCTGACGTGATGCGACGTACGGCCTCAACACCGGCCTGATGACCATAGGTGCGCTCCTTGCCACGTTCCATGGCCCAGCGACCGTTACCATCCATAATAATGGCAATGTGCTGTGGGATGCGCGTCATATCCAGTTCTGCTGTCATATTTAAATTACAGTTTCAATTATCAATTCCGTTAGTCATTATCGTTATGACAAGTCTTACATTTCTCCATGAACTCATAGGTCAGCGAGAGTTGCAAAGTGGTGTAGCAATCGGTATTCTTAAACAGATCGCTGCTCTTGATGCCATAGGGATCACGAATACCATCCAGTTTATCGCTGCCCGAGATATGCATCAACCATTCTGCCGTGAGGTTCAGACGGTCCATCAACTTATACTTCACACCAAAACCGATAGGTACCTGAAAAGCCACTACCGACTTATCTCCTTTAGCAAAAGCGAGGCCTCCGCCCAAAGTGATAAAAGGTGTCAACGGCTGTGCACCGTGATACTCCCGTCCTGTACCGAAAGGCCAGAAGTTATATTCATACTTGACGTTCAAGTCAACCAGCTTCGTAGAGAACGACGTAGGGACATCAGTACCACCAGGATACCACGTGCCAGCATTCTCTGCCTCACCCTTCAGTTGTCCGTAGTTCAACGTAGCCGCCCATGCCATACGGGGATTCATCTTGTATTTTGCCACCAGTCCCCCCATGGGCTGCATCTTCTTGAGAAGGTTACCATTGTAATCGCCCAGATAGTTCATCAGGCCAACACCGGCACCCAACTCCATCTTATATTCCGGCTCGTCCTGAGCCAATATAGTCTGAGTGAAGAGTGAACAGTGAAGTGTGAAGCATACAAATAGTATTTTCACCCATACTGTTGAGATATGATATTTACCTTCGCTCATCACTGCTTATATCTTACATCATCATTTCTTTCCCAGCCATACCTCACCAGCATCGGTGACCACCCAAAGGCGGTTCTGACTATCGGCAGCAAGACTCATCACAGTTCCCTGCAAATCTGTAGGCAACGCATATTTAGAAGATTCCTTCCATGTGATGCCCTGATCAGCTGACTGATAAATCACCTTATCACTGCCAAGCGCCAATACCATATTATTATAATAGGCCAGTGATAAATGCTGCAGCACAGGCAAAGTATAAGGATTGTTCAGGTCAACAGGCATATATACCCATTTTCCACCCTTCGAAACACCACCATACTGATTAATCTTACGCCATACACGAACCTGATTCTGTGCATCGTTACCCACCATCAGCAGGTAATCGGTAGAATCCAGTGGAGTATAATCCCATGATGTCATAGCGATATCGCTAACAGGCAACAGAGAAGCATCCTCGTCAAGCGTCTCATCCAACCAAGTTGCGCCATTATCTTCTGAACGCTTCATCATGCCGTCGGTACCCAAAGCAAAGAGGCCCTTTGTGCCTACGCCAACCAACTGCTTCAAAGCTGCTGTACCCATGACAGTCCAGTTATTCAGATCCTCAGAGCGCTCCACATTGGCGCCATTCAGTCTGAAAGCACAATTATCTGCAGTCACCACGTTCTGGTCAACCAAGCGGACACTATCTCCAAAAGCCACCAGATGGTTTTCGCTCCATCCCTGCAAATCAGCACGCGTATCCACCTTATTCCATTCGAAAGAAAGACCGGCACTCTCATCGACAGAAAGAGTTACTGTATAATCACGATAGCCCTCCATATTCGTAGGGAAGACACGGAAGACACGAGGTGTAGTGAAATCGATAGAGTCACTGGTACTGAAGAAACGAATACTGTCGCTAGTAAGTGACTTCAAGGTTACAATAGCATTATTCAGGGTAGAGACACTACTGATGGTCACGTGAGCCAAGTCAGTACCCGATGGCAACAGATCCTGGTTGTAGATACGATAACTGTTCTGGTCGATAGCCATGTTATAGTTCGAGCCTGTCAATGTAGACTTGATAATGGTATCGTTACCAGTGTCAGAAGAGGTTGAATGGGTATATCTGTTCAGCGTACCCAAAGCGAAGGCCGTAATAGCCATATCACTATATACTGTTGTATCATCGTCGCCGTTGCCAAGGCACGAAGTCATCGTCACTAATGCGCCAAGCATCACACACAGCGGCTTAAAAAGTTTTTTCATCTAATCTTGTTTAAACAATTTGGTTGCAAAGTTAAGCACAAATCTGCAAAAAGCAGACATTTTCACCACTTAATTAAACAAAATATATCATTATTGCCCTGATTTTAAGTTGTTTTTAGGATTTTGTATGGTTTATTTACCGCTATATGGCAGACTTACTGGTAAAATGAGCATAAAAAAGAGTGCGGTATGAATCGCTCACCCCGCACTCCTTTCAACGGATGTTAGTATTCATCAGAGTGATAACACTCAGAATTGTGGAAATAACCACTAATACCAACACACACGTTGTTTGAAAATCTAATAACATAATCTTTACCTTAATTCTATAAAACTACTAACCTAATGAATAACGTGTGTGTAATCATCACGACTACATTGCAAAGGTACAAATTATTTTGTATTACAAGTGTAGGATAAACGCTTTAGTTTGCGCAAACACCCATAATTCTTGATTTAAATCAAGTTTATGTGTGTAATTTTGCATTTTATTGTGCGTTCATTGCCATCGTTAACCCTACAACTATACCAACCAGCACCACAATAATCAAAACCGCAATTGTGATGATAGCAAATGAAGCAACGAGGCCCAGGATGGTACGAAGGTACGAATAACCACAGAGTTGTTTGAGTGCAACAATACTCAATATCGGGGATATAAAGCCGATGGTATCCAAGTTCACGCAGAAGAAACTGAATACTATTGAGACGATATTCATCATATTAGTAATATAAATCATCGCCACAAAGAACTCAGTATAATACAGATCCGGGATTGCCGGACAATTCCTGAAGAGCACATAAAGTGGCAAAGAGAGCACCAACAACCAAACCAGTTCTACCACTGTC
Proteins encoded:
- a CDS encoding isoprenyl transferase, whose amino-acid sequence is MTAELDMTRIPQHIAIIMDGNGRWAMERGKERTYGHQAGVEAVRRITSECTRLGVKYLTLYTFSTENWNRPDDEVAALMGLVLSSLEDEIFMKNNVRFRVIGDLGRLPEAVQQKLRETEEHTAKNDAMTMVVALSYSSKLEIVRAMQKMAQEVKDGTLTPESIDEKTVDEHLWTSFMPDPDLLIRTGGEVRISNYLLWQIAYSELYFCDTYWPDFGEQELRKAIQSFQSRQRRFGKTEAQVEEEEK
- a CDS encoding DUF6089 family protein, whose translation is MSEGKYHISTVWVKILFVCFTLHCSLFTQTILAQDEPEYKMELGAGVGLMNYLGDYNGNLLKKMQPMGGLVAKYKMNPRMAWAATLNYGQLKGEAENAGTWYPGGTDVPTSFSTKLVDLNVKYEYNFWPFGTGREYHGAQPLTPFITLGGGLAFAKGDKSVVAFQVPIGFGVKYKLMDRLNLTAEWLMHISGSDKLDGIRDPYGIKSSDLFKNTDCYTTLQLSLTYEFMEKCKTCHNDND
- a CDS encoding DUF6242 domain-containing protein, with the protein product MKKLFKPLCVMLGALVTMTSCLGNGDDDTTVYSDMAITAFALGTLNRYTHSTSSDTGNDTIIKSTLTGSNYNMAIDQNSYRIYNQDLLPSGTDLAHVTISSVSTLNNAIVTLKSLTSDSIRFFSTSDSIDFTTPRVFRVFPTNMEGYRDYTVTLSVDESAGLSFEWNKVDTRADLQGWSENHLVAFGDSVRLVDQNVVTADNCAFRLNGANVERSEDLNNWTVMGTAALKQLVGVGTKGLFALGTDGMMKRSEDNGATWLDETLDEDASLLPVSDIAMTSWDYTPLDSTDYLLMVGNDAQNQVRVWRKINQYGGVSKGGKWVYMPVDLNNPYTLPVLQHLSLAYYNNMVLALGSDKVIYQSADQGITWKESSKYALPTDLQGTVMSLAADSQNRLWVVTDAGEVWLGKK